In Fibrobacter sp., the following are encoded in one genomic region:
- a CDS encoding MinD/ParA family protein has protein sequence MNDQAQKLRELAKNRQYIGTAADTARNVGISKCRSIAVTSGKGGVGKTNIALFLAVTIAAARKRVLLMDADLGLANVHILLGIAPEHNISHFIEGECGLEKVICKGPGGIDILPGASGLEKLANLDSGRLELLQKEFSKLERNYDFLLIDTGAGIGASVTQFASRADTALLVMTPEPTSLADAYAMVKILYEKGSQRIAVIVNMVSSEKEGVETFDRLNTLVVKFLKRPVELVGILNSNSDVPRYVRRQQVLILDKGQEQTASRIKAIARKLSGLTFAGKQGFFSRFWEGRLK, from the coding sequence GTGAACGATCAGGCGCAGAAGCTCAGGGAACTGGCGAAAAACAGGCAATATATCGGGACTGCGGCTGACACGGCCAGAAATGTTGGTATCAGTAAATGCAGGAGCATAGCAGTTACGAGCGGAAAGGGTGGGGTAGGGAAGACTAACATTGCCCTTTTTCTGGCGGTTACCATAGCCGCTGCGCGGAAAAGGGTGCTTCTGATGGATGCTGACCTGGGGCTTGCAAATGTTCATATACTTCTTGGAATTGCACCTGAGCATAACATTTCTCATTTTATCGAGGGTGAATGCGGGCTTGAGAAAGTGATCTGCAAAGGCCCTGGCGGGATCGATATCCTTCCAGGTGCTTCAGGTCTTGAAAAACTGGCTAATCTTGATTCCGGACGGCTTGAACTACTGCAGAAGGAGTTTTCAAAGCTCGAAAGAAACTATGATTTCCTTTTGATTGACACTGGTGCAGGAATCGGTGCATCTGTCACTCAGTTTGCTTCCAGGGCCGATACTGCGCTGCTGGTGATGACCCCGGAGCCGACCTCGCTTGCCGATGCCTATGCAATGGTGAAAATTCTTTACGAAAAGGGATCACAGAGGATTGCAGTTATTGTAAATATGGTTTCTTCTGAGAAGGAGGGGGTCGAAACATTTGACAGGCTAAACACATTAGTGGTAAAATTCCTGAAAAGGCCTGTTGAACTGGTCGGAATATTGAATAGTAACAGTGATGTCCCTAGATATGTTCGAAGACAGCAGGTATTGATACTTGATAAAGGACAGGAACAGACTGCTTCCAGAATTAAGGCTATTGCCCGTAAGCTGAGCGGTTTGACATTTGCCGGAAAACAGGGGTTTTTCAGCAGGTTCTGGGAGGGAAGATTAAAATGA